A DNA window from Vigna unguiculata cultivar IT97K-499-35 chromosome 10, ASM411807v1, whole genome shotgun sequence contains the following coding sequences:
- the LOC114166606 gene encoding nuclear transcription factor Y subunit A-3-like, with amino-acid sequence MKNLIEKRSGSTHPYALGCSSWGASSESDVQQSSMSRGLTLKMGVLPQQCHKTKPLNLQYQDRDSSSSQSTGQSYPEVGSAQSGQISVQCSNSSACSTLNTTGRKSMEGVIRSSVRGQDFTFPPSQLCHNRPLAHTAFHLAEPCFSGLLASPYGPQPNIHPAQLIGMATTRIPLPLDLSEEPIFVNAKQYHAILRRRQYRAKLEAQNKLIKERKPYLHESRHLHALKRARGSGGRFLNTKKHEESKPSSQNHGLDVSSCTHLKLRGNMSESKARLNYRDGAFTTTCSDFTTASNSGDLFQQHQPDFRLCGYPSHLGRNMQGYSADISGGRGGGNQHRLSVLM; translated from the exons ATGAAGAACTTAATTGAGAAACGCTCTGGTTCTACCCATCCTTATGCCCTTGGATGCTCATCATGGGGGGCTTCCTCTGAATCTGATGTTCAGCAATCATCCATGTCCAGAGGTTTGACCTTGAAAATGGGTGTTCTGCCGCAGCAATGCCATAAGACTAAGCCATTGAATCTTCAATATCAAGACCGAGATTCTTCTTCATCTCAATCAACTGGTCAATCTTATCCAGAAGTTGGTTCAGCTCAATCAG GTCAAATTTCAGTCCAGTGTAGCAATTCTTCTGCTTGTTCAACACTTAACACAACTGGGAGAAAAAGTATGGAAGGAGTAATCAGATCATCTGTTCGGGGTCAGGATTTTACCTTCCCTCCTTCACAACTGTGTCACAACCGGCCACTT gCTCATACTGCATTCCATCTTGCTGAGCCATGCTTTAGTGGCCTACTAGCTTCTCCATATGGGCCACAACCTAAT ATTCATCCTGCACAACTCATAGGAATGGCTACTACTAGAATTCCTCTGCCACTTGATCTCAGTGAGGAGCCTATATTTGTGAATGCAAAGCAGTACCATGCTATTCTGAGGCGCAGACAATACCGGGCAAAACTTGAAGCACAAAACAAACTCATCAAAGAACGGAAA CCATATCTTCACGAGTCTCGCCATTTACATGCATTGAAGAGAGCTAGAGGTTCTGGTGGACGCTTCTTGAATACCAAGAAGCATGAAGAGTCTAAACCCTCTTCACAGAACCATGGCTTAGATGTTTCAAGCTGTACTCATTTGAAACTGAGGGGAAACATGTCAGAATCTAAGGCTCGTTTGAACTACAGAGATGGTGCTTTCACAACCACATGTTCAGATTTTACTACTGCATCCAATAGTGGTGATCTCTTCCAGCAACATCAACCAGACTTTAGATTATGTGGTTACCCTTCTCATCTCGGAAGGAACATGCAGGGTTACTCTGCTGATATcagtggtggtcgtggtggtggaaACCAGCATCGTCTATCAGTCCTTATGTGA